From Coccinella septempunctata chromosome 4, icCocSept1.1, whole genome shotgun sequence, a single genomic window includes:
- the LOC123311188 gene encoding RNA-binding protein 39 isoform X1, with amino-acid sequence MSKQCWKLPIKRTLMRYFLAFGDFPQNQEELNGKPKENGDSRKDRYSDRRRSRSRSKDRKKSKHDSDKKRSRSKDRKRSRDLKRSKSRDRISRSRDRKSRSRDRKSRSRDRTSKSRDRPSRSRDRRSRSRDLISKSRDRRSKSKDKRSKSRDRVPRRRSRSRDKKASPIRDRRRRSFSKDRRRRSRSRKRSPSLHKPPPFGRKRSPLRARSGSPLEELSPEERDARTVFAMQLSQRIRARDLEEFFSSVGKVRDVRLIMCNKTRRFKGIAYIEFKDPESVALALGLSGQKLLGVPIIVQHTQAEKNRMGNSMPNLMPKGMTGPMRLYVGSLHFNITEDMLRSIFEPFGKIENIQLIMDPETGRSKGYGFVTYHNCDDAKKALEQLNGYELAGRPMKVGNVTERMDLQQQQGPSILDSDELDRSGIDLGATGRLQLMFKLAEGAGMQVPQAAATALSMATGQPIVPRVQAQSTPPIATQCFMLSNMFDPSSESNPNWDVEIRDDVIEECNKHGGVLHAYVDKGSPQGNVYVKCISISTAVASVNSLHGRWFAGRVITAAYVPLVNYHALFPDAMTMTQLLTPSNRK; translated from the exons ATGTCGAAGCAATGTTGGAAGCTCCCTATAAAAAGGAC acTTATGAGGTATTTTCTGGCATTCGGCGACTTCCCACAAAATCAG GAAGAGCTGAATGGAAAGCCAAAGGAGAATGGGGATTCCCGAAAGGACAGATACTCCGA CAGGAGACGCAGCCGGAGCCGTTCCAAGGACAGAAAAAAGAGCAAACATGATTCGGACAAGAAGAGAAGCCGGAGTAAAGACAGGAAAAGATCCAGAGACCTGAAAAGATCCAAATCGAGAGACAGAATATCCAGATCTAGAGATAGGAAGTCTAGGTCTAGAGACAGAAAATCTAGATCAAGGGACAGAACGTCTAAATCGAGAGACAGACCGTCGAGATCCAGAGATAGAAGGTCTAGATCCAGAGATTTAATATCGAAATCTAGAGATCGACGTTCAAAATCCAAGGATAAAAGATCAAAGTCAAGAGATAGGGTACCAAGAAGAAGGTCTAGGTCGAGGGATAAAAAAGCCAGTCCCATAAG agaTCGTCGCAGAAGAAGCTTCAGCAAAGACCGCAGGCGTAGATCCCGTTCAAGGAAACGCAGCCCTTCGCTGCACAAGCCCCCGCCGTTCGGTCGGAAGAGGTCGCCGCTTCGCGCCAGGTCGGGTTCGCCGCTCGAAGAGTTAAGTCCCGAGGAGCGCGATGCGCGCACCGTTTTTGCCATGCAGCTGTCCCAGCGGATCCGAGCTAGGGATCTCGAGGAGTTCTTCAGCTCGGTCGGCAAAGTCAGAGACGTGAGGCTGATCATGTGCAACAAAACGCGGCGTTTCAAGGGCATCGCCTACATCGAGTTCAAGGATCCCGAGAGCGTGGCGCTG GCATTAGGATTATCCGGACAGAAACTACTGGGCGTTCCGATAATAGTACAACACACCCAGGCGGAGAAGAACCGTATGGGCAATTCCATGCCGAACCTGATGCCGAAAGGGATGACGGGTCCGATGAGACTTTACGTCGGTTCCTTACATTTCAACATCACCGAAGACATGCTCCGGTCAATTTTCGAACCATTTGGGAAAATCGAAAACATACAGCTGATAATGGACCCGGAAACTGGACGATCTAAGGGTTACGGTTTCGTTACC TATCACAATTGCGACGACGCCAAGAAGGCCCTGGAACAGTTGAACGGTTATGAGCTAGCGGGAAGGCCGATGAAAGTGGGCAACGTGACTGAAAGGATGGATCTGCAGCAGCAACAGGGTCCTTCGATTCTGGATTCGGACGAATTGGACAGATCGGGGATAGACCTGGGCGCCACCGGCCGTCTTCAGTTGATGTTCAAACTGGCCGAGGGGGCGGGGATGCAGGTGCCCCAAGCGGCAGCTACAGCCCTCAGCATGGCCACCGGCCAGCCGATCGTGCCTCGCGTTCAGGCCCAGAGTACACCTCCCATCGCCACCCAGTGCTTCATGTTGAGCAACATGTTCGACCCTTCAAG TGAGTCGAACCCGAATTGGGATGTGGAGATTCGAGATGATGTGATAGAAGAGTGCAACAAGCACGGCGGAGTACTGCACGCGTACGTGGATAAAGGCTCGCCCCAGGGCAACGTCTACGTCAAATGTATATCGATTTCCACCGCAGTGGCGTCCGTGAATTCTCTACACGGAAGGTGGTTTGCCGGGAGGGTCATAACAGCGGCCTACGTGCCGTTAGTCAATTACCACGCGCTGTTTCCGGATGCTATGACGATGACGCAGTTGTTGACGCCGTCGAATAGGAAATAA
- the LOC123311188 gene encoding RNA-binding protein 39 isoform X4 — protein sequence MAEDIDVEAMLEAPYKKDEELNGKPKENGDSRKDRYSERRSRSRSKDRKKSKHDSDKKRSRSKDRKRSRDLKRSKSRDRISRSRDRKSRSRDRKSRSRDRTSKSRDRPSRSRDRRSRSRDLISKSRDRRSKSKDKRSKSRDRVPRRRSRSRDKKASPIRDRRRRSFSKDRRRRSRSRKRSPSLHKPPPFGRKRSPLRARSGSPLEELSPEERDARTVFAMQLSQRIRARDLEEFFSSVGKVRDVRLIMCNKTRRFKGIAYIEFKDPESVALALGLSGQKLLGVPIIVQHTQAEKNRMGNSMPNLMPKGMTGPMRLYVGSLHFNITEDMLRSIFEPFGKIENIQLIMDPETGRSKGYGFVTYHNCDDAKKALEQLNGYELAGRPMKVGNVTERMDLQQQQGPSILDSDELDRSGIDLGATGRLQLMFKLAEGAGMQVPQAAATALSMATGQPIVPRVQAQSTPPIATQCFMLSNMFDPSSESNPNWDVEIRDDVIEECNKHGGVLHAYVDKGSPQGNVYVKCISISTAVASVNSLHGRWFAGRVITAAYVPLVNYHALFPDAMTMTQLLTPSNRK from the exons ATGGCGGAAGACATCGATGTCGAAGCAATGTTGGAAGCTCCCTATAAAAAGGAC GAAGAGCTGAATGGAAAGCCAAAGGAGAATGGGGATTCCCGAAAGGACAGATACTCCGA GAGACGCAGCCGGAGCCGTTCCAAGGACAGAAAAAAGAGCAAACATGATTCGGACAAGAAGAGAAGCCGGAGTAAAGACAGGAAAAGATCCAGAGACCTGAAAAGATCCAAATCGAGAGACAGAATATCCAGATCTAGAGATAGGAAGTCTAGGTCTAGAGACAGAAAATCTAGATCAAGGGACAGAACGTCTAAATCGAGAGACAGACCGTCGAGATCCAGAGATAGAAGGTCTAGATCCAGAGATTTAATATCGAAATCTAGAGATCGACGTTCAAAATCCAAGGATAAAAGATCAAAGTCAAGAGATAGGGTACCAAGAAGAAGGTCTAGGTCGAGGGATAAAAAAGCCAGTCCCATAAG agaTCGTCGCAGAAGAAGCTTCAGCAAAGACCGCAGGCGTAGATCCCGTTCAAGGAAACGCAGCCCTTCGCTGCACAAGCCCCCGCCGTTCGGTCGGAAGAGGTCGCCGCTTCGCGCCAGGTCGGGTTCGCCGCTCGAAGAGTTAAGTCCCGAGGAGCGCGATGCGCGCACCGTTTTTGCCATGCAGCTGTCCCAGCGGATCCGAGCTAGGGATCTCGAGGAGTTCTTCAGCTCGGTCGGCAAAGTCAGAGACGTGAGGCTGATCATGTGCAACAAAACGCGGCGTTTCAAGGGCATCGCCTACATCGAGTTCAAGGATCCCGAGAGCGTGGCGCTG GCATTAGGATTATCCGGACAGAAACTACTGGGCGTTCCGATAATAGTACAACACACCCAGGCGGAGAAGAACCGTATGGGCAATTCCATGCCGAACCTGATGCCGAAAGGGATGACGGGTCCGATGAGACTTTACGTCGGTTCCTTACATTTCAACATCACCGAAGACATGCTCCGGTCAATTTTCGAACCATTTGGGAAAATCGAAAACATACAGCTGATAATGGACCCGGAAACTGGACGATCTAAGGGTTACGGTTTCGTTACC TATCACAATTGCGACGACGCCAAGAAGGCCCTGGAACAGTTGAACGGTTATGAGCTAGCGGGAAGGCCGATGAAAGTGGGCAACGTGACTGAAAGGATGGATCTGCAGCAGCAACAGGGTCCTTCGATTCTGGATTCGGACGAATTGGACAGATCGGGGATAGACCTGGGCGCCACCGGCCGTCTTCAGTTGATGTTCAAACTGGCCGAGGGGGCGGGGATGCAGGTGCCCCAAGCGGCAGCTACAGCCCTCAGCATGGCCACCGGCCAGCCGATCGTGCCTCGCGTTCAGGCCCAGAGTACACCTCCCATCGCCACCCAGTGCTTCATGTTGAGCAACATGTTCGACCCTTCAAG TGAGTCGAACCCGAATTGGGATGTGGAGATTCGAGATGATGTGATAGAAGAGTGCAACAAGCACGGCGGAGTACTGCACGCGTACGTGGATAAAGGCTCGCCCCAGGGCAACGTCTACGTCAAATGTATATCGATTTCCACCGCAGTGGCGTCCGTGAATTCTCTACACGGAAGGTGGTTTGCCGGGAGGGTCATAACAGCGGCCTACGTGCCGTTAGTCAATTACCACGCGCTGTTTCCGGATGCTATGACGATGACGCAGTTGTTGACGCCGTCGAATAGGAAATAA
- the LOC123311191 gene encoding uncharacterized protein LOC123311191 yields MESKVFKQIAYELNKSSKLQKLFLKWLDLNNTEKKILNNLVSSIIPHNRNCYFLSIMKGFQLWNDLQDKEGACGFHDNPADYEFCSDEEKFLFSIVLIMNIIIKEMLRKNMMLREVENFGGFRSSKKIENGSEELIRM; encoded by the exons ATGGAGTCGAAAGTATTCAAACAGATCGCCTACGAATTGAATAAAA GTTCAAAATTACAAAAGTTGTTCCTGAAATGGTTGGATTTGAACAATACGGAGAAGAAGATTCTGAACAATCTCGTTTCGAGCATAATTCCTCATAATAGGAACTGTTATTTCCTTTCCATCATGAAAGGTTTTCAACTGTGGAATGATTTGCAAGATAAAGAAG gCGCATGCGGATTCCACGACAACCCCGCGGATTACGAATTTTGCTCGGACGAAGAAAAATTCTTATTCAGTATAGTTTTGATAATGAACATCATAATTAAAGAGATGTTACGTAAAAACATGATGCTACGGGAAGTTGAAAACTTTGGTGGATTTCGAAGctcgaaaaaaatcgaaaatggtaGCGAAGAATTGATCCGGATGTAA
- the LOC123311188 gene encoding RNA-binding protein 39 isoform X2: MSKQCWKLPIKRTLMRYFLAFGDFPQNQEELNGKPKENGDSRKDRYSERRSRSRSKDRKKSKHDSDKKRSRSKDRKRSRDLKRSKSRDRISRSRDRKSRSRDRKSRSRDRTSKSRDRPSRSRDRRSRSRDLISKSRDRRSKSKDKRSKSRDRVPRRRSRSRDKKASPIRDRRRRSFSKDRRRRSRSRKRSPSLHKPPPFGRKRSPLRARSGSPLEELSPEERDARTVFAMQLSQRIRARDLEEFFSSVGKVRDVRLIMCNKTRRFKGIAYIEFKDPESVALALGLSGQKLLGVPIIVQHTQAEKNRMGNSMPNLMPKGMTGPMRLYVGSLHFNITEDMLRSIFEPFGKIENIQLIMDPETGRSKGYGFVTYHNCDDAKKALEQLNGYELAGRPMKVGNVTERMDLQQQQGPSILDSDELDRSGIDLGATGRLQLMFKLAEGAGMQVPQAAATALSMATGQPIVPRVQAQSTPPIATQCFMLSNMFDPSSESNPNWDVEIRDDVIEECNKHGGVLHAYVDKGSPQGNVYVKCISISTAVASVNSLHGRWFAGRVITAAYVPLVNYHALFPDAMTMTQLLTPSNRK; this comes from the exons ATGTCGAAGCAATGTTGGAAGCTCCCTATAAAAAGGAC acTTATGAGGTATTTTCTGGCATTCGGCGACTTCCCACAAAATCAG GAAGAGCTGAATGGAAAGCCAAAGGAGAATGGGGATTCCCGAAAGGACAGATACTCCGA GAGACGCAGCCGGAGCCGTTCCAAGGACAGAAAAAAGAGCAAACATGATTCGGACAAGAAGAGAAGCCGGAGTAAAGACAGGAAAAGATCCAGAGACCTGAAAAGATCCAAATCGAGAGACAGAATATCCAGATCTAGAGATAGGAAGTCTAGGTCTAGAGACAGAAAATCTAGATCAAGGGACAGAACGTCTAAATCGAGAGACAGACCGTCGAGATCCAGAGATAGAAGGTCTAGATCCAGAGATTTAATATCGAAATCTAGAGATCGACGTTCAAAATCCAAGGATAAAAGATCAAAGTCAAGAGATAGGGTACCAAGAAGAAGGTCTAGGTCGAGGGATAAAAAAGCCAGTCCCATAAG agaTCGTCGCAGAAGAAGCTTCAGCAAAGACCGCAGGCGTAGATCCCGTTCAAGGAAACGCAGCCCTTCGCTGCACAAGCCCCCGCCGTTCGGTCGGAAGAGGTCGCCGCTTCGCGCCAGGTCGGGTTCGCCGCTCGAAGAGTTAAGTCCCGAGGAGCGCGATGCGCGCACCGTTTTTGCCATGCAGCTGTCCCAGCGGATCCGAGCTAGGGATCTCGAGGAGTTCTTCAGCTCGGTCGGCAAAGTCAGAGACGTGAGGCTGATCATGTGCAACAAAACGCGGCGTTTCAAGGGCATCGCCTACATCGAGTTCAAGGATCCCGAGAGCGTGGCGCTG GCATTAGGATTATCCGGACAGAAACTACTGGGCGTTCCGATAATAGTACAACACACCCAGGCGGAGAAGAACCGTATGGGCAATTCCATGCCGAACCTGATGCCGAAAGGGATGACGGGTCCGATGAGACTTTACGTCGGTTCCTTACATTTCAACATCACCGAAGACATGCTCCGGTCAATTTTCGAACCATTTGGGAAAATCGAAAACATACAGCTGATAATGGACCCGGAAACTGGACGATCTAAGGGTTACGGTTTCGTTACC TATCACAATTGCGACGACGCCAAGAAGGCCCTGGAACAGTTGAACGGTTATGAGCTAGCGGGAAGGCCGATGAAAGTGGGCAACGTGACTGAAAGGATGGATCTGCAGCAGCAACAGGGTCCTTCGATTCTGGATTCGGACGAATTGGACAGATCGGGGATAGACCTGGGCGCCACCGGCCGTCTTCAGTTGATGTTCAAACTGGCCGAGGGGGCGGGGATGCAGGTGCCCCAAGCGGCAGCTACAGCCCTCAGCATGGCCACCGGCCAGCCGATCGTGCCTCGCGTTCAGGCCCAGAGTACACCTCCCATCGCCACCCAGTGCTTCATGTTGAGCAACATGTTCGACCCTTCAAG TGAGTCGAACCCGAATTGGGATGTGGAGATTCGAGATGATGTGATAGAAGAGTGCAACAAGCACGGCGGAGTACTGCACGCGTACGTGGATAAAGGCTCGCCCCAGGGCAACGTCTACGTCAAATGTATATCGATTTCCACCGCAGTGGCGTCCGTGAATTCTCTACACGGAAGGTGGTTTGCCGGGAGGGTCATAACAGCGGCCTACGTGCCGTTAGTCAATTACCACGCGCTGTTTCCGGATGCTATGACGATGACGCAGTTGTTGACGCCGTCGAATAGGAAATAA
- the LOC123311188 gene encoding RNA-binding protein 39 isoform X3 has protein sequence MAEDIDVEAMLEAPYKKDEELNGKPKENGDSRKDRYSDRRRSRSRSKDRKKSKHDSDKKRSRSKDRKRSRDLKRSKSRDRISRSRDRKSRSRDRKSRSRDRTSKSRDRPSRSRDRRSRSRDLISKSRDRRSKSKDKRSKSRDRVPRRRSRSRDKKASPIRDRRRRSFSKDRRRRSRSRKRSPSLHKPPPFGRKRSPLRARSGSPLEELSPEERDARTVFAMQLSQRIRARDLEEFFSSVGKVRDVRLIMCNKTRRFKGIAYIEFKDPESVALALGLSGQKLLGVPIIVQHTQAEKNRMGNSMPNLMPKGMTGPMRLYVGSLHFNITEDMLRSIFEPFGKIENIQLIMDPETGRSKGYGFVTYHNCDDAKKALEQLNGYELAGRPMKVGNVTERMDLQQQQGPSILDSDELDRSGIDLGATGRLQLMFKLAEGAGMQVPQAAATALSMATGQPIVPRVQAQSTPPIATQCFMLSNMFDPSSESNPNWDVEIRDDVIEECNKHGGVLHAYVDKGSPQGNVYVKCISISTAVASVNSLHGRWFAGRVITAAYVPLVNYHALFPDAMTMTQLLTPSNRK, from the exons ATGGCGGAAGACATCGATGTCGAAGCAATGTTGGAAGCTCCCTATAAAAAGGAC GAAGAGCTGAATGGAAAGCCAAAGGAGAATGGGGATTCCCGAAAGGACAGATACTCCGA CAGGAGACGCAGCCGGAGCCGTTCCAAGGACAGAAAAAAGAGCAAACATGATTCGGACAAGAAGAGAAGCCGGAGTAAAGACAGGAAAAGATCCAGAGACCTGAAAAGATCCAAATCGAGAGACAGAATATCCAGATCTAGAGATAGGAAGTCTAGGTCTAGAGACAGAAAATCTAGATCAAGGGACAGAACGTCTAAATCGAGAGACAGACCGTCGAGATCCAGAGATAGAAGGTCTAGATCCAGAGATTTAATATCGAAATCTAGAGATCGACGTTCAAAATCCAAGGATAAAAGATCAAAGTCAAGAGATAGGGTACCAAGAAGAAGGTCTAGGTCGAGGGATAAAAAAGCCAGTCCCATAAG agaTCGTCGCAGAAGAAGCTTCAGCAAAGACCGCAGGCGTAGATCCCGTTCAAGGAAACGCAGCCCTTCGCTGCACAAGCCCCCGCCGTTCGGTCGGAAGAGGTCGCCGCTTCGCGCCAGGTCGGGTTCGCCGCTCGAAGAGTTAAGTCCCGAGGAGCGCGATGCGCGCACCGTTTTTGCCATGCAGCTGTCCCAGCGGATCCGAGCTAGGGATCTCGAGGAGTTCTTCAGCTCGGTCGGCAAAGTCAGAGACGTGAGGCTGATCATGTGCAACAAAACGCGGCGTTTCAAGGGCATCGCCTACATCGAGTTCAAGGATCCCGAGAGCGTGGCGCTG GCATTAGGATTATCCGGACAGAAACTACTGGGCGTTCCGATAATAGTACAACACACCCAGGCGGAGAAGAACCGTATGGGCAATTCCATGCCGAACCTGATGCCGAAAGGGATGACGGGTCCGATGAGACTTTACGTCGGTTCCTTACATTTCAACATCACCGAAGACATGCTCCGGTCAATTTTCGAACCATTTGGGAAAATCGAAAACATACAGCTGATAATGGACCCGGAAACTGGACGATCTAAGGGTTACGGTTTCGTTACC TATCACAATTGCGACGACGCCAAGAAGGCCCTGGAACAGTTGAACGGTTATGAGCTAGCGGGAAGGCCGATGAAAGTGGGCAACGTGACTGAAAGGATGGATCTGCAGCAGCAACAGGGTCCTTCGATTCTGGATTCGGACGAATTGGACAGATCGGGGATAGACCTGGGCGCCACCGGCCGTCTTCAGTTGATGTTCAAACTGGCCGAGGGGGCGGGGATGCAGGTGCCCCAAGCGGCAGCTACAGCCCTCAGCATGGCCACCGGCCAGCCGATCGTGCCTCGCGTTCAGGCCCAGAGTACACCTCCCATCGCCACCCAGTGCTTCATGTTGAGCAACATGTTCGACCCTTCAAG TGAGTCGAACCCGAATTGGGATGTGGAGATTCGAGATGATGTGATAGAAGAGTGCAACAAGCACGGCGGAGTACTGCACGCGTACGTGGATAAAGGCTCGCCCCAGGGCAACGTCTACGTCAAATGTATATCGATTTCCACCGCAGTGGCGTCCGTGAATTCTCTACACGGAAGGTGGTTTGCCGGGAGGGTCATAACAGCGGCCTACGTGCCGTTAGTCAATTACCACGCGCTGTTTCCGGATGCTATGACGATGACGCAGTTGTTGACGCCGTCGAATAGGAAATAA